Below is a genomic region from Dioscorea cayenensis subsp. rotundata cultivar TDr96_F1 chromosome 14, TDr96_F1_v2_PseudoChromosome.rev07_lg8_w22 25.fasta, whole genome shotgun sequence.
AAAACTTGTTTGTGTTTGCTTGTGATTGATGATTGTGGATCGTTTGTTCGTTGCTAAAAGGTTTATTCTTTGGCGATACCTATATCATTATACAGCTGCAATTGCATGCTTATATGCATGCCATCAAACCCAGTTTGTACAATAATAAAGTTCTGGTATTCTGATATTTCATACATGTTGTCTGCTGTCTGAATTTGTGAGTTATAACAATTTATCCTGCTTGATGTGATTATATAAGTTCTGATTTATCttgtattgttatttattattatttcacattaatGTTGCATATGCTGATAACCTGAATCATGCACTTCCCATCATATGCCTATGTTCCCCCTCTTGAAGGCACCCAAACATTAGTAGCCAAAATGGAGCAATTTGCTTGGACATTTTGAAAGATCAATGGAGTCCTGCCCTAACTCTCAAAACAGCTCTCCTCTCCTTGCAAGCACTGCTTTCTGCACCTGAGCCAGATGATCCCCAAGATGCTGTTGTTGCACAGCAGGTATtacctttttttctttgggtGAATGATTGTACctttaatttgtttcaattCTGCCATCTTGCAGTACCTCCAAAACCACCCAACATTTGTTGCTACAGCTCAGTATTGGACAGAGGCTTTTGCAAAAAGGACTTCAGTTGGCATCGAGGAGAAGGTATGCTCTAATTACTTTCATCATTCCAAATTTACTCCATAATTCTAGTCACATACATACCTTTGCAAATTCCAGACCCTTTGCAAATTCCCCATTGAGGAGAATTGTTCGCCATAGTGATTAACAGAAATCTTAAAAATGGCATTCATGTCATCACACATGTCTCTGCAAATCTTGGAAATTTGCACATTTATCCATTTAACTCATTCATGAATCTTCTACTTTATACTTGGAAATTCAAAAGTTAATCTAAACACTATAATAACTTTGTTTGAGCTACAAGCTTTGCAAATTTGACTGTAAAACTGAACGGATCCAATGTCTCTGTAATTCAGGTGCAGAAACTGGTGGAGATGGGCTTCCCCGAGGCATTGGTGAAGAGCACACTGGATTCAGTCAATGGTGATGAGAACATGGCTCTTGAAAAGCTTTGCTCCAGTTAACGTCTCGCAAGTTTGTGAAGTTTACTGGACTTAAGTATTGAAAATGATCTGGTATAGTATAGATAAACATCCCCAATTGTTGTTAAGTCTGAAAACATGGTTGAAAAATCAATTGAGTTTGTTTCAATTACAGAAATGCGTTGTAACCAAAGAAGCCCTTTGAGGTTTGTGATGAATTGCAGGTCTTACTAAACAGTAAAATCATGAGTCCACCCTCCAACAATGGCTTTGTTTTCTCCATTTAATTCTTTCAATGTTTCTCCAGTTCATGCTGAACATTATGCACCCTTCACTCTTTTTATGCTGGTTGTTTGATATCATCTAGCCTTGAAGAACTGTTGTTCGTTGATATTCTTATCTAAATGTGGCccttttttacctttttaaatacaaaaacatgTGCTTGTGTTTTATGTGATTTCCACGTCCAGGAGCCTTGTTTATCGGCAGGGaaaatatgttttgtttttcgttTTCAGTAATTGTTTCTTGCAAACATGTTACTTGTATAAAATGGatactatttataaaaagaGGTTTATGCTTGCCAGCCCACAAAAAATTGCGGAATTATTTGCCATTCCTTTTGGCTGTTTTGttttaaagatataaataattgatttaaatgaaattaataatagagatttttatttaaaaataaagtgtataaatatatatatatatatatttatatatgaggCCTTATGGACGGCCCACAATGGCCGTTAAATGAATGCCATTCAGGCACAGAATAAAAAATCACAGTAACCAATAGTAAATCTCCTTAACAGTGCCGAATCACAGTAATTAATAGTGGACCTGCACATCACCtttataaatagtaactaaatCACAGTAATCAATAATAAATCTGGACATCACCCTTATAAATATCAACTGTTAAATTTAACCGTTGTGTTCAAATATCCttagattttaaaaatgttaaaaacatctcaaaaaaaattatattatatatatacatacatatatgcgAATACACCAACTGCAAATGtacgttaaaaaaaaaagaagtccGCAATTGAGAAAATGAGTGATGGTGAGAGACGTAATAGAGAAATAGGTATGTAAATAGTGCCTATAACAGTCATTTCGTTATATCAGACGATGATGATAGTTGGATTGGAATTCAACAGTTGAACGTCCATAGATATTGTATTTACGGACGTTCGTTGTTGAcacaacttatatatatatatatatatcaacaaatatttttcaagggTCGCATGTCCTTTAAAGCGGAAAAAAAAGGGCCATTCAAATGGAGAGGAAAATGAAAGAAGTGTTGGATTAAAACTGTGCTGAACTTGGATCATATTCACCTAAACAGAAACAATATGACAACTAAATACTAACACTTTGCCTCGCATTGAAACACAGAATCACAAAGGAAACAAAAAATGGACAACTTCtagtatgaaaattttaataaatgaataaaaaaattagctgCCAAGGATCATGAGAGGGCAAATCAGAATGCACAGATTACTTACTATATACATGCAGTTGTCCAGATAtccaaaaatcatcatcaactcAGTCGAAGAGCATCTCTGCATGAAATAAGCAAACGAATTCATCACAATGGCAACAGCAATACTTAAGAATTTGAAATATTGTTAAAATTCATCATGATGAATTGCACTAGGAAATACTAAATGTCCCACATCATGAGAAAGCAGGCTTGTCAGTAATTGATCCTCATCAGAACTCTGTACTCTttgaaatcaataatttttaatatgtgtaaGCAAATACTAGACCTGAATTTGAAATCTCTGTAGCACCCAACTCTAAATCTTCATATGAATCACTAGTGTAATTACCTACCATTAATAGAAGGGAATTCAGGAGAAAAAAGAAGGATGAGTACCTTTCATTTTCTTTAGAATTCTTGTTGACTGTTGGGGACCTTGGAGTTATTGGTGAAGCAGTATCTCCAATCATGTCTGGATTATGAGGTTCCTCAAGCAGCTTAGCCACTGTTAACTCTGGCTTCCTTTGGCTACTAGACGGTATAGAAAAACTGCGCGCCATAGCCCCAGGCGGTTTTGGCAGTGGAGACGCTTTCTGTGATGTCATTTTGCTTGCTGCATAAAGATCTTGACCACCAGGAACCAGAGGAGCTGAATGACCAATCAAACCGGGTCTTCTTCCTCTTGCTAAACTGACTGGAGGTAATGGAAGTTGATGCAACTCATTAATCTTTGGTGATGGAATGGGAGGTGAAGCACCCGGAGATTTTTTTTGAGATACATAGGACTGAGCTGAGGAGCCATGTAACGAAACTGCAGACGTTGCTGGAAACCTTGGTTTGCTTGAAGCCTTGCTTGCCAAGGGAACAGAGTCGATAtatcttttgattttcttaggATCAGAAGCAATGCGGGGATCAATCTGGGGTGGAGAAAACTCAGCCAATGGAGGAGGCACTTTGAGAGGACCACTATTAGCTTTGGTCTCCCTAAGTATTGATTGTGCTTCCAGTAATCTGGTGAGGCTTGATTCTTCCTCATCTCTAAACTCCTTCACATATTTATTTGGATCTAGAGGAGATGAGTGCCACAATTTTGTGGGATAATAATCGTGGTTGTCCAGCATAGAAGTAGAAACCAGCTCACTTGAGCCTGCTAAATTTATGCTTTTAGCATCGATGGGAGTAGGTAGAACATACGTGTTGAACTTTTTTGTTGGTGAGGGTTTCAATGCTTTTATTCTGTTGGACGGTTCAAACTTTTGATCAGTAAAAAGTGGTGCGGATTGCGTGCCAGAACTGGGCTCCTGACTGAAAGAGAGGTAATCTGCTCGACTTCTATCACGATATTcctgcaaagaaaataaataatttttattgttaactCTAGCAGGCAGTCAAAATTGAACTTGGCATTATAAGAAAGAATCTTCATTCTGGGTCTATGGACAAATGCACAATCAAGCAATATGAGTAGGTCCATACATGTGAAGCTTCAGCAGCTAAAGTAGGAGATCTTGTACGTTCTATCTGATCTAACTGCACATGCAACAAGAAAGCATCACTCTGGACATCAGGAAGAAGTTggtaaatataaagaaaaacaggAAGCAGGAAATCATAAACTATAAAAATTTCAGCTTAACATCAAAATAGTGAAACATATCTAAATTCCATAGGCAGCCAAAACTTAACAGAAGGGACATCTGGCTGTCATTCATTAGAATTAGTTCAGTAATCATGACATCAAGACTTTTTGTGGCAGCATGAATGTCGAATGCTTTGAGAGTTGCACCACATGTAACATATTGCAAGAATCAACTACTTACTGCAAAGGTAAAGAATCCTAAATGGATGGATCACATCAGCATAAGTAAGCCATATTTCTGACAAGATTTAAGGAAAGCTCCAAGTAAAAATATGCTAGAGAAAAGTGAAGCAGAAACAGAATTTCTGTACCTCCATTGAAGTCCTAAATGTTGACGAATCTCGTCCACGAGCATTTCGCCTACAGTTCAAAAATGATTCCCTATCCTCATAATaaacaccatcatcatcatcatcgtcatcgtcatcatcatcatcatcatcatctgtgTAATCTTCGAGTTCACTGAAGTGAATTTCAATATGCTGTTGTTCAGCAACCAGTTGAACATGTGGTTCTACAGTCTCGAGAGATTTAACACCTTTCCTAAAGAAGCTTAACTGACTCCAAGAAGGAAATCagtcacaaaaataataaaaataaataataataataataatgataaagaaAATAACCGATGCATCAGTTCCTGTAATCAGGAATGTCAAAACCAAATTCTTGACTTATAGTGGCTGCAGATATAACCTGAGCAGCATGGTGCCGAGCAGCCTGCGTTAGAAGACTACGAGACTGCCCTTGCTTCAATGATTTTAAACGGAATACAAACAGGGTAGCCTCCTCATCATAAGCCTCTTGAGCCTCTTGCAACTGTTGGGTTGAGAAGTTTTCACCTTTCAAGTTTCTAGACCTTCCTTTTCCTCTTTGGGCTGCTAACATGAATTTGTACAAATCTCTGACAAATAAGGCAAACAATTCTGAGAAGGAAATCATGTCTAGGTCGTGAGACATAAACGAAATCTTTTACTGACTACACACCTTTTATCATCGCACAGGCGTTTCATCTCCTGGACAGCATTGCAGACAAATAGAGACTCATCAGAAAAGGTTTGGCATATCTTGTAAAAAAGAATAGATTTTGCTCCTCAAAGGAATACAAATAGATAATGGTTCAAACCATGTACTTTCATATGCATATAGTGACAGTTTTATTGTTATCTAATTACCAAGATCAAATTGTGAGAAACAGCATACCTCAACAGTCTGAAGTTCCTTGAGAAGAGACTCTGATGGTGTAGTAATAGTTTGGATAATATGCTTACGCTGGAATATAtaatagagaaaataaaaaatctgcCATCAGACTAATGGCTTTAGGAGTCAGAATATTAAAGCAAATAAGttacatttaataaaataagtggAAAAACTCACATAGTTATCAACAAGTTTCTGAAGTTCAAACTGTGCTTTCCCAAGCAGCAACAAGATCCTTCCTGTGTGTGTAAAACTTATAAAAACTCACTTTTGAAGatgtttcaaaatataaatgttaTCCATTAATTTTCAAGGCAACTTATCAACAAGAAAGCGAATAAGCTTCAACTAGAAGAAAATTCAATTAAAGCCAATAAAAACTCAATATTGAACAGTTAGATTGCCTAAGTTCATGATGTATGGCTGGCTCCAGGAAGTAAGTAACATGACACTTATGATCTTCCCACCATTCTGAAAAACGCTATAGAGAAACAAATGTTTTATGTAAAGTTATGAATTATCACATATATCAACTTATTACTCAATGCAATGATCCATAATGATCACAAATAAAGGGTGTGAGATTTTACTCATTGGATGGCATATGTAACAAGAATACTCTCCTCACCtgtttcttcatcatcattcaaagCAGTTTTTTCAAGCAGACAAGTACCCATTTCACGCAGGGATTCCGAAAATTCTGCATAATAGATGAAAGTGTGAGTAAGTAGCTTTAATAAGTGTCTGcacaaataaatacaataaaggCTACAAATGAGATTGCTTTGTGATAAAAGAATGTGTTGATGCAAGATACCAGCCAATCCAAAAAGTTACTGAAGCTTATTGAGAACTTCAGATGgtaatcacaaaaataaagatgagCAATACATGAGCAATATAAAGATGCAAATAGTAGCATGAGATGCTGGGTTGGTAAATTAAGGGTTACCAAGTGAGTATCAAATAAGAGGATAAAGACAAAAAGATAAGCTGAATTTCAAAATCACAAGGCATCATAGTACAAACTGTTAAAGAGCCCATTACTATATAGCCCATTTTAGCCTTTTACTTcttgtgtctatatatacttgtatacatcACAACATGAAGATgattcttcctctcttcatctcttcatctcttcattctctctataTTCTATATAGCCTtattctaacatggtatcgagAGGGTTTAGAAATTTTAACTCCGGTCATCTTCGCCggtcatcatcgtcatcttctCCGGTCATCTCCGCCGGCCTCCGTCAAgttgttggaatttttttttttttcttcctcaaaGTTGTTGGCCTCCCTCAAGACGCCGACCTTTCTCTTTCTCACCggtcatcatcgtcatcttctCCGGTCATCTCCGCCAGCCTCCGTCAAGTCGTTGGAATTTTTCCATCCTAAAGTTGTCGGCCTCCCTCAAGACGCCGACCTTCTTTCTCAAGTCGCCGCCGGTCTTCTCCTTCCTCAAGTTGCCGCCGGCCCTCTTCTCCTTTCTCAAAGCACCGACATACAGTGGCAGCGCACAGTGATGTGCACAGTACCGACATATAGTGACGGCGACGAGTGATGTGCATGACGACCGACATACTGATGTCGATGACGAGTGATGTGTACAGAGCACCAACATATAATACGTGGCACGTTGACATAAAAAGCGATAATGGTGCGCAGTGTTTAATGTCGATCCCGATTCGGTCCTCGACCCGGTTATTAGCGGTGGTGCTCTTCCCTCGCATCGACATTAGACTTAGCGGTCAAAATTATCGTGAGTGGGCATTTTTCGATGCGCATGCTTTTTGCGATCAATTGGTCTAGCCTCTCATCTACTTGATGATCCTCCGATGAGGCGGCTGACTCTGCGGTGAGTGTCAAGGCTTGGCGGGTTGCCGATAATCGTGTCATGGCTATCTTGTGCATGAGTACTGATGTATCCATCAGGATGAGCTTTATTAATCATTTATCAGCAAAAGAAATTTGGGACTATCTTCACGGCAGTTATCTACACACCAGTGAGGCACTCCGGTTCTCCCTACTACAAAACCTGCATAGTCTTCAACAACATGATCTATCAGTGGAGGAATTCTACACGGTATTCACTCGTGTATCTGGTCAATTGGACGCTATGGTGCCAAAGGGATGCTCTGGTTGCAAGAATTGtctttgcaaaaagaaaaaaacatgagCAACAAAACCTCGTGTTTCGGGTTTGTGATGCGCCTCCGCTCCGAGTTTGAGCCGTCAGCGTTCGACTTCTTAGGGCGTAATCCTCTTCCGACCTTTCTTTGAGCGCTTGCCGCCTTGATTGCTTGAGGAGACACGTCTTCGTGCTCTTGCTACTACTCCGAGTGACCTCACACTCTTGTTTTTGGCGACTTCTCGTTGGCTGCGATGATTAAGGGTCCTTCCATGAGCACTATCATCGCGCACATTGCAAGAAAAGCGAGTCATCGTGCTCGAGCACTGCTTCAAGTTGCATCCTGAGCAGCTTGCTGAGTTTCAGATCAGGCACTCCTCTGGATCTCGTCGCGGAGTTGCTCCTGGAGCTTCTTCTGATCCTCTCGTCCGTACATCTGGATCCGCTGCCTCAATGTCAGCCTCAGGTACTACTACTTCCTCTTGGATCTTAGACTCAGGGGCTTCTTTTCACATGACCTCCATTGATTCTCAGCTTTCATCCTGCAAACCTGCTCCTAATGGTACGTATATTCAGACCGCTGATGGAACTTCTTGTTCTGTCTCACATCAAGGGATTCTTTCTACTTCTTGATTTACTGTTCCTGATGTGTCCCTCGTTCCTCAGCTGTCTATGAATCTTATGTCTGTTGGTTAACTTACCGACCTTCACTGTTTTGTTGGGTTTGATGATTCTTCTTGCTATGTGCAGGACCGTCGGACCAAAGCTGTGATTGGTACTGGTCATCGCCGTAGTGGTTCTCACGGATTCTACGTTCTAGATcgtctttctcttcctcttccatGCCTACGCTCTCCACAGATCCTGCTTCTACGATCCATGTTCAGGGATCTGCTTTTCCTGCTTCTGCTACCTTTCCACAGTGGCATCATCGTCTAGGTCATCTATGTGGCTCGCGTTTGTCCTCCTTAGTTCATCAAGGTGTCTTGGGTACTGTGTCTATTGATGTTGGTTTTCATTGTTCGAGTTGTAAGCTTGGCAAGCAAGTACATCTGCCATATTCTGCAAGCATCTCTAAGTCTAGTCGTCtttttgatttagttcattcgATGTTTTGGGGTCCCTGCGCCTTTTTACCAAAGGTGGTCACAAGTATtatgtcattttcattgatgattactcTAGATATACCGGGTCTACTTCATGAAACATCGATCTCGATTGTTATCCATCTATCGATCGTTTGCTAGCATGGTTCACTCTCGGTTTTCTCTCGCGATTCGTATTTTTCGTTCGATTACGGGGAGAGTATCATCTCTCGTTTTTCATCAATTTCTCTCATCTGAGGGTACTCTTCCTCAACTTTCTTGTCCTGACGCTCATTAGCAGAATGGGATCGCTGAACGTAAACATCGTCACATGATTGAGGCCCGCTCGGACTCTCCCTAATTTCGTCTTTTGTTCTCGCTTTCGTTTTACGGGGTGAGGCAGTTTCCATAGCAATT
It encodes:
- the LOC120275077 gene encoding uncharacterized protein At2g33490-like isoform X1, whose product is MKSSLRKLRGFALQATGRREFHPPPARNDELARAVQDMQDMRSCYDSLLSTAASTANSAYEFSESLREMGTCLLEKTALNDDEETGRILLLLGKAQFELQKLVDNYRKHIIQTITTPSESLLKELQTVEEMKRLCDDKRDLYKFMLAAQRGKGRSRNLKGENFSTQQLQEAQEAYDEEATLFVFRLKSLKQGQSRSLLTQAARHHAAQLSFFRKGVKSLETVEPHVQLVAEQQHIEIHFSELEDYTDDDDDDDDDDDDDDDGVYYEDRESFLNCRRNARGRDSSTFRTSMELDQIERTRSPTLAAEASHEYRDRSRADYLSFSQEPSSGTQSAPLFTDQKFEPSNRIKALKPSPTKKFNTYVLPTPIDAKSINLAGSSELVSTSMLDNHDYYPTKLWHSSPLDPNKYVKEFRDEEESSLTRLLEAQSILRETKANSGPLKVPPPLAEFSPPQIDPRIASDPKKIKRYIDSVPLASKASSKPRFPATSAVSLHGSSAQSYVSQKKSPGASPPIPSPKINELHQLPLPPVSLARGRRPGLIGHSAPLVPGGQDLYAASKMTSQKASPLPKPPGAMARSFSIPSSSQRKPELTVAKLLEEPHNPDMIGDTASPITPRSPTVNKNSKENERDALRLS
- the LOC120276513 gene encoding ubiquitin-conjugating enzyme E2 27 — translated: MLDVSRVQKELAECNKDKAISGVSINLHGGDDLSHLEGTISGPVGTPYEGGTFRIDVRLPSGYPFEPPKMQFVTKVWHPNISSQNGAICLDILKDQWSPALTLKTALLSLQALLSAPEPDDPQDAVVAQQYLQNHPTFVATAQYWTEAFAKRTSVGIEEKVQKLVEMGFPEALVKSTLDSVNGDENMALEKLCSS
- the LOC120275077 gene encoding uncharacterized protein At2g33490-like isoform X2, encoding MKSSLRKLRGFALQATGRREFHPPPARNDELARAVQDMQDMRSCYDSLLSTAASTANSAYEFSESLREMGTCLLEKTALNDDEETGRILLLLGKAQFELQKLVDNYRKHIIQTITTPSESLLKELQTVEEMKRLCDDKRDLYKFMLAAQRGKGRSRNLKGENFSTQQLQEAQEAYDEEATLFVFRLKSLKQGQSRSLLTQAARHHAAQLSFFRKGVKSLETVEPHVQLVAEQQHIEIHFSELEDYTDDDDDDDDDDDDDDDGVYYEDRESFLNCRRNARGRDSSTFRTSMEEYRDRSRADYLSFSQEPSSGTQSAPLFTDQKFEPSNRIKALKPSPTKKFNTYVLPTPIDAKSINLAGSSELVSTSMLDNHDYYPTKLWHSSPLDPNKYVKEFRDEEESSLTRLLEAQSILRETKANSGPLKVPPPLAEFSPPQIDPRIASDPKKIKRYIDSVPLASKASSKPRFPATSAVSLHGSSAQSYVSQKKSPGASPPIPSPKINELHQLPLPPVSLARGRRPGLIGHSAPLVPGGQDLYAASKMTSQKASPLPKPPGAMARSFSIPSSSQRKPELTVAKLLEEPHNPDMIGDTASPITPRSPTVNKNSKENERDALRLS